The Algoriphagus sp. TR-M9 genome has a window encoding:
- the tuf gene encoding elongation factor Tu: MAKAQFDRSKPHVNIGTIGHVDHGKTTLTAAITTVLASKGLSELRDFSSIDNAPEEKERGITINTSHVEYQTEKRHYAHVDCPGHADYVKNMVTGAAQMDGAILVVAATDGPMPQTREHLLLARQVGVPALVVFMNKVDMVDDPELLELVEMEVRELLSFYEFDGDNIPVIAGSALGALNGEEKWVETVMELMNAVDEHIPLPERAVDKDFLMPVEDVFSITGRGTVATGRIERGVVNSGEAVDIIGMGAEGLKSTVTGVEMFRKILDRGEAGDNVGLLLRGIEKAQIKRGMIICKPGSVTPHAHFKAEVYVLSKEEGGRHTPFFNKYRPQFYLRTTDVTGEIKLPESVEMVMPGDNVTIEVNLLNAVALEKGLRFAIREGGRTVGAGQVTEILD, encoded by the coding sequence ATGGCAAAAGCACAATTCGACCGTTCCAAGCCGCACGTTAATATCGGTACGATTGGACACGTAGACCATGGAAAGACTACTTTGACAGCAGCTATTACTACTGTATTGGCATCAAAGGGTCTATCTGAATTAAGAGATTTCTCTTCTATCGACAACGCTCCGGAAGAAAAAGAAAGAGGTATCACTATCAATACCTCTCACGTAGAATATCAAACTGAAAAGAGACACTACGCTCACGTAGACTGTCCAGGTCACGCCGATTACGTTAAAAACATGGTAACAGGTGCTGCCCAGATGGACGGTGCTATCCTAGTGGTAGCAGCTACTGACGGACCAATGCCTCAAACTAGAGAGCACCTTCTTTTGGCTCGCCAGGTAGGGGTGCCTGCTCTAGTAGTATTCATGAACAAAGTAGACATGGTGGACGATCCAGAGCTTCTTGAGCTTGTGGAGATGGAAGTTAGAGAGCTACTTTCTTTCTATGAATTCGACGGTGACAATATCCCAGTTATCGCTGGTTCTGCACTTGGTGCATTGAACGGTGAAGAGAAGTGGGTAGAGACTGTTATGGAATTGATGAATGCTGTAGATGAGCACATCCCACTTCCAGAAAGAGCTGTTGACAAAGACTTCTTGATGCCTGTAGAGGACGTATTCTCGATCACTGGTCGTGGTACTGTTGCTACTGGTAGAATCGAAAGAGGTGTTGTAAACTCTGGTGAAGCAGTGGATATCATCGGTATGGGTGCTGAAGGACTTAAGTCTACAGTTACTGGTGTTGAGATGTTCCGTAAGATCCTAGACAGAGGTGAAGCTGGTGATAACGTAGGTTTATTGCTAAGAGGTATTGAAAAAGCTCAGATCAAGAGAGGTATGATTATCTGTAAGCCTGGATCTGTGACTCCTCACGCTCATTTCAAAGCAGAAGTTTACGTTCTTTCTAAAGAAGAAGGTGGACGTCACACTCCATTCTTCAACAAGTACCGTCCACAATTCTACTTGAGAACTACAGACGTTACCGGAGAGATCAAGCTTCCTGAATCTGTAGAAATGGTAATGCCAGGTGATAACGTGACTATCGAAGTTAACTTGCTAAACGCAGTTGCTCTTGAGAAAGGTCTTCGTTTTGCGATCCGTGAGGGTGGTAGAACTGTAGGAGCTGGTCAGGTTACTGAAATCCTTGACTAA
- the secE gene encoding preprotein translocase subunit SecE, translating to MNLKNFVLESYDEMKNKVTWPKYSFLQNSAVLVLVASLIFALFIGVIDLGFENIMTWFYDLF from the coding sequence ATGAATCTAAAAAACTTTGTCCTTGAGTCTTATGACGAAATGAAAAACAAGGTCACTTGGCCCAAGTATTCATTTCTTCAAAATAGTGCCGTATTGGTGTTAGTGGCCTCATTGATTTTTGCGCTTTTTATTGGCGTGATTGATCTTGGCTTTGAGAACATCATGACATGGTTTTACGATTTATTCTAA